CCGTGTGGCCGCGTGTTGCGAGGAAGAACGTGATCAAACTTCATTTCAAGGGTGGATTTGAGTTGTCCATAATAAAATGTGTCACGCACCAGATTCTATTCAGACTTAATGTTTTCAGCGTGTTTGTGATGAAACTCCAAATGTGCTGGTTTAGTATTgattcacataaaaaaaaaagtggttcaGTTGTCCCAGTGGCCTGAAAGTGATTAAAGCTGGAACAAGCACCAGTGAGTGAGTTACTCttcaaaaatacaatttatcTGAAGGGTCAGTTTGTTTGGATTAACGAGCAGCACTTTAAGTCCCCCAATTTGCCTTTTATGAGCAGCACATAAACATTTATAAGGGGTTTATAATGCTATCATGTAGTTGAAAGCATGCATTAATATATTTATCAGCACCCATAAGtggatgctgctgcatcaaCATAATAAATGACAATATACTAAAAGACATCAGTATAATTAcaaacaaatactgtacattaataATTACAACTTAATGCCATATCTGCTTAAAACTACATCAtagtgtgttataaaccatGTGTTGAATGGTTATTGCTGAATAGGGGGACTTCAAGTGATCAAAATGTTTCTCATGTAGAAGTGAAATCCCGTGTTTTTGTCACAATACGATTGCTCCCCgagtacatacagtactgtgTTATgtagttattttatttattgttatgttTTCCTTGTTCAAGTGTTATTCCCTGCAAGtgacatgaaaatgtaataaaataaaacattaaaaaagaataTTTACAGCTCTGATCAGATACAGACAGTTACATTTCACAATTTATTTACATAAATTCAAAATACTCGTCGGTCAggtctcagctgctgcttcggtgttgtctgtattttttaaGCCCAGCAAATTCAGGCTCAAATGTTGCTTTCACCAGAATATGCTCATGTAATATATAAATGTGTAATTTTAGGCGTTTTCTCTGATTTATGCACAAAGTTCATTCGTCGCTCAGCTCCCGTTCTGTGAAATAGGAACTCCTGTGCTGTTTGAGGAGTCCGCCATACTGGTTCCCACATTGTCTTTCCCCATGGTCCGActctttttgtttcctgtctgatcCATAGACGTGCCCTCAAAGAGACGGGCCATGAAGCCGAAGCCGTTCTGCTTGATGTAGGATTTCCCAGCGAAGGTGTAGAGGACAGGATTGgcacagctgctgatgaaggCCAAAGCCGAGGTCACCGCACGGCTGGACTTTGAGATATGGTCCAATCTGCAGATTAACAGACCGTTTTAGACCACAAATACAGCTGaattgtttttatatgttttaaaaCACATAAGCGTCAGTGAAAATATGTTACGTTTAGTTTGAGAGGCAGggtgaaaatggtgaaaacCTTTTGTTACTCACATTTCTCTCGTGGGAGAAGTTTCTGAATACCACTCAGCTGCCACCTTGGACAGAAAAGAACAAACTCAGTGTTCATTCAACGGATCAGATCATTGATTTAATAGATGAAATTAGtatttcatgtgaaaaatgGACATGCCCTTACACACCTGTATCATGTTGATAACGTGGTACGGAAGCCAGAAAAGGCCAAACATCACCACAATAGCCAGGATGAGTTTCTCGCTGCGGACCTTTCTGCGGAACTTGGTCTGCCTCAAGCGCCTCAGGATGAGCACATAGCTGAATATGATGACTGCATAAGGAAGAATGAAGCCCGCCACTGTCTCAAAGGCGTACTGAAACCTCACCTGCACGCAGGACGACACAAAGCAGGTGTGCTCAATGCAATGACTGTTTAGACATGAATGGATCTGCTAAAACAAGGCAGGGCGAGATAATGGCAAGACAAGCATACTGAATCTAAATCCTTCACTCAATCAAATGATAATCTTTCAAAGAGCATTTTTCTAAACACACGTTACAAAGTGCCTCGCACAAACTTCATAACTAGCAGATCATAAAAACAATGTCCAATAGAACGGCAAACAAAATAAGCAGAAGGACAGTCAATTAAAACCAGGAAAAGCTTTACGATAAAATAATGCTCCAAATCAAAGATGATGTTTCTCTGGAGCCGCTGGATGTGTAACTGTTTGCTTCAACGACCATGTATCAGTGTTGTATTCACaacttgtttccactgccccaAAAAAATCAGCAAGGTTTAAGAAAGATCTCAAAGGATGGTCCATCTGAGCCCTTCCAGAGCTTTCAATCACATCCCATAACCACCTTCAGCAGATGCACTCATGGAGTCCAAACAAGCAGTTAAGACTAGTTCAGTTGGGAACTTCTTGTCTGTGCTAGTTTAAAAGGGCTTCAGACGTTCAGATGTCTTTTGTCCTTTTGGTCAGACAGAGCAGGTATTAGCGACGGGCTTTTGGagcaaatgattaatcaattcatCAGATTTGGGGCTTCCTGGTCGCTCACCCGGTCGAGCATGCACCTCATGTATTAAGGCTGTGTCCTTCACTGGTTTGACTCCAACTTGGGGCCCTTTGCTACATGTCGTCCCTCCCTtactttcctgtctctcttcagctgcactATCCAATAAAGActcaagaaaacagaaaaaaatcgGCTTAATAACAGATACTGGAAATAATTGTTACTTACATGTCGGGGCAGGGTGTGGTTGGGCGCACACACCAAcctttttttattcctctcatCTTTGTCCTCTCTCACGTCTCGGAACACCAGCGAGGGGATAGCGATtaccatcaccaccacccacaTACCAATGATCATCCTCCTCACAATCTTCTTGCTGGCAAGGGAGTGCACTTTCTTTGGAAACACCACGGCCACCAGTCTGTGCACGCTCATCAGTGTGATCAGGAAGATGGAGGCGTACATGTTGGAGTTGCACAGGTAGAACAGGCCCTTACACATGATGTCACCGAAGACCCACGTCTGCTTGGCCAGGTAGACGATGAAGAAGATGGTGAGGGCCATGAGGAAGCCGTCGGCGCACGCCAggttgaggatgaggagggtggtGACAGAGCGTCGTCGGGTGCGTGCCAGGATGCTCCAGACGATGAAGAGGTTGCCAGGGACGCCCAGGAGGAAGACCAAGCTGAGGATGAGGGCTCCCAAGGCCGTGGAGAAGTCATTACTCACAACGCTGTCATGCTCGTGGTTTGTGTCATTGACAAAGGAATGACTGAGGTTGCTCATGCTAGAAGGAGTGTTGATCCTGAGGACAACAGACAAAGTTAGACAGTTAGTTAAGCTATTAAAGTTATTTTGACATGATAAATAATAAGTatgagtaaaaaacacaaacatattgtTTTGACATGCTTTCCGCAGTGCATGACTTAAGATTTACTTAACTCGGTCAACAATCTGTTAATCACTGCTGATCATCTTTTCTGGTATGTACAGGACTGTTTATCACCTGCTCCACAAAGATTAACTGGGTCTGCATCACTGATGGTGAAATGTTTTGTCTGTGGTGGCAGATGCACACCTGCTTTCAACACTGAACGTCAgtcagcatttgtttttctcaactCCTCTCACCTGATGGCCTCAAAAAGGctaaccctgaccctgaccctgaccctgaccctggccctgaccctgaccctgaccctgaccctgaccctgcaCCCAGTGTGCTTCAGTAAGTTTCTTGGTCAGATTTTGATAAATCTCTCCTCACATATCACTGATATGTTTCCTTGTCTGTGTGACTGCCATTGCACAACTCTTCTTTGAAGCTAACAGGAACCGGCGGTAAAAAAGAATTTCCTCTTTGGGAAATGGTTTCTAAATGTGAATGATGAAAAGAGGTagtaaaaaagggaaaaggtgATAGAAAAGACAGGAGCTAAATAATGCACTGATAATTTGGATCTTTCACTTCACACTTTATTCAGATTCTAGACAGGGTGGGGGCTTGGCATCAAGAAAATAGCGGAGAACGGAAAACTGTTGTTCACCAGTAGTACACAAGCTGATTCCAGAGCTGGAGGATGGCTGCCACCCTGACGCAGCCTCTAAAGTATTCACATCAGAACCTGTAGCCAACAGAGTGGCTTAAACTCAGAGGCGGCGTGCTAAAACACGCCAAACAATCGCAGCACTACGTCAAAGAGGGACATGAGAGTATTTCAACACAGTCTTTGattggcttgttttttttcttctcctcatctgtctcacTTCTTTTGAATCCCTGCGCTCATGGAAACCAGTGCCACGCAGTGCAGAGGTCAACGACGGTCGACCTTCAAGGAATAACACAGTTAAGGATCCCTGACAGACCCTGACTTGTAGAGAGGACTTAATTGGTTTAGAGTTGATATGATCTCTGCAAAACCACATTTCCCTTTATGAGAGTAAGTCCTTATTTCCTTGATCTGGTCCTGCTtaaacaaacagtttattttcCCCCAATGACTTTAGTGAACGAGTAAACAAAGTGAATCAAAGCCACATTTGTGTCTCTATTCAAAGAAAATGCAACAGATTGATGCTGTCAGGTGGAGGCGCTTTTTTTCTCAGAAGTGacagatttttaaaagaaaactgtttCATATAAAAGTTTATAATGAAGCCAGGTGTCACAAAgctgctgcaacacacagacgagaacaaaaacacaaaaatctgtAAATCTCGACCCACGACATGCATATGATGTTGTAGTGGACAAAGTGCGCTAAAGACAAGAACTCTGATATCATTCATGTTTAAATGACTGACTAAGGAAAGGACTGTAAAAGCATATGCAACAAAAACCAATAAATGCGAGAAAAAAATACAGCCAAGATGTGAGTTTTGACAATGTTGAGCAGTTATTTggatacaaaaacaacaaaacaagaccTGAGAGAATGAGAAAATCAGTGCAGCTTCAGTCCAAAGTTTTGCAATAATGAGTCACTGGTTTGTAATAAATCTGCTTCATGTAAATATTCAAGtcaagaaaagatgaaagagaggCAAATGTTAGCAAAGTCTGACAGAGAGATCGAAGTGAAAATGTTAATAACAAGCCAAAGAAGCCGAGGTGCTGAGAGGTTTCAGGCTCGCCTTCAACAGTGACTGACCTTTCCAGGACCTGATGTCTCTCTGTGATGTGTGTCAGACTCAATTATCCCTCTGCTGTTACCTCCACTCCGTCCAGCTCTCACTGTGAGTCCCTTATGTGACGGTCTCTGTTAGCTCAGTCCATAATAAACTGAATCACATCCTGCCCCACAGGCTGCAACATGCTGCGGTGAGAGAGAGGTGTGTCCTTCCTTAaagctctccctctccttctatCTTATCATCTCCATATATGATTATCCAGTGGAGTGCATCTCAAGTATCTGTGCAATGATACTGTATACATAAAGGAGCttatgtaaacaaacatgcatttttccataaaacatgtccCAGTGTCATGTATCTAAATGCGAATTTGTGTGTCCTGAGGCAATTTTCATGCTGCCTGAGTCAACTTGTTGCGTAATCTGACAAATCAGAGGTGATTCAAATTCTTGCACAATCTCCCATGTGTAATGGATGTGGAGGACACAAGCGCAAACATGCATTAAGGTAGCACACAAACGCGTAAATACTCACACTCACTAGTTCTTACAAGCCTCTCACGCTGACAGGAATGCTGGAAGAAGCGGAAAATGTGGAGAAGGCCAAAGTGACATAATGCTTCACCTTCGCACAGTTTCACATTTACActgcagagacggacagacaactGAAAATCAAAAGCTGAGGGCTCTCAAGACCGTTTGTAACTGTCTGAGCAAACACCAAATACTTTATACCTCTGAAATTCTGACTCTAAAGACGTGTTGAATTGATTAAAGAGGAGCACCGCCAATTTCActcatcaaagtctgtttacaggtgttgAGGAGTACAGTTACATATCTGAAAAAAGTTGTTAGAAGAAAatgcctcaagtgatgtcacttgagtcagcgttCGTTGGGTCTGAAGACCAGaagtctgaaaaagaagaaaatccgggggtgtggagttagaaagaggCGAGTTTACCACGTGAGGCTAGCAGCTCGTGGCTACATTATCCAATATTAGCATAAAAAGCCCAAATCTGCAACCAAACTGTCGGTGGTctggttgcattgtgggtaacgtCGCCACCACGTTTTAACAAGGATGAAGAATacatggaaaaaaagagggacCCAGAAAGGACAAAACAACCACTTTAGAGAAGATCTTTTGCGTTTTTAGCTGGCCTCACCTCATGTATATCAGGTATGATTTAACCACGCTCATCATCTTactttagcatattagcatgctaacattactgATAAGAactaaacacagctgaggctgttgGGAATGTCTTTAGTTTTGCAGGAATTTGGTCTCAAACTAAAATATTTATAATATACTTCATTAAAGTAATCTGGATTCTTCCTGTGGGTGCCATGAATACGGCATCCATGGAGCCAcgctgctagtgtggctaaaaataacAATGACTTTGTCTTAGAGATGTTgcaagttcacaaagtaaactGTACAACTATGTTATATACATCATTTAGCAAAAGAGGGGCTTAAATTTTTAATAATCCAACTAAGAATAAATATTTTGCTTGGTTCCGCTAAATTAAGACCTCAGACTTGGCAGCAGTTTGCTCATCCACACAATCAAATAGGATATAAAGCAAAAGGAAATAGATATCTTGACATGAATGGGTTGTTTTTAGTTACAGGAAATGACAGACTTTTAGCTCAGGTCACTTTAGGGTACTGTTACAtaagggtcagggttagggtacGTTTATATTTAGTGTAGCTTCTTTCCCTGAGACTAACAGGACTTCATctctctgaaacagcagcaatcactgcagctgttttacgAGTGAAATGTGACGTGTAAATGGATTCTTAGCAGGTCAGGACGGGTGTGTTCACGTTCCTGGTGCTGAATGTGACCAGGATGAGGTCTGTTTGCCCATCATATAGAGACAGTAAATTACAGGATGTACCACCATACAAAAACCGGTCTCTCCATTTTATCCAAAGACATACACATGAATTCACATACCGATGGCactgcaccccccccccacccccccccacccccccccgcGCGGCAACTGAAAATGAGCTCCATCTCAACCAACTACAGCAATAAAGTCCTGCTTTaacatttttctgcataattTACTTTTAACACTTTAAGAAGTCACAATTGTGCTTACGTATTTCTacttaaataacattttaaatgcaggacttttacttctaatggagtatttctacattgtGGTACTAATACTTTTCCTCAAGTTAAGGTCTGCCCATAAAAAGCTGACTTT
The Chaetodon auriga isolate fChaAug3 chromosome 12, fChaAug3.hap1, whole genome shotgun sequence genome window above contains:
- the ltb4r2b gene encoding leukotriene B4 receptor 2b; this encodes MSNLSHSFVNDTNHEHDSVVSNDFSTALGALILSLVFLLGVPGNLFIVWSILARTRRRSVTTLLILNLACADGFLMALTIFFIVYLAKQTWVFGDIMCKGLFYLCNSNMYASIFLITLMSVHRLVAVVFPKKVHSLASKKIVRRMIIGMWVVVMVIAIPSLVFRDVREDKDERNKKRLVCAPNHTLPRHVRFQYAFETVAGFILPYAVIIFSYVLILRRLRQTKFRRKVRSEKLILAIVVMFGLFWLPYHVINMIQVAAEWYSETSPTREILDHISKSSRAVTSALAFISSCANPVLYTFAGKSYIKQNGFGFMARLFEGTSMDQTGNKKSRTMGKDNVGTSMADSSNSTGVPISQNGS